The following are encoded in a window of Brevibacillus sp. DP1.3A genomic DNA:
- a CDS encoding GNAT family N-acetyltransferase, which produces MEVRFLGPDDADELMKIRLEGLQTDPDAFGSTYEEAMQVSMEEWQQRLSQGESGDSGYFGAFVEGQLAGIIGFFRHKGLKARHKASIVSMYVREAYRGTGVAQALMQAELAYLKERGDIDTVQLAVVTTNPAAIRLYEKMGFIPYALEKRALKNGDQYFDESHMCILL; this is translated from the coding sequence ATGGAAGTTCGCTTTTTGGGACCAGACGATGCAGATGAGCTTATGAAAATTAGACTAGAAGGGCTGCAAACAGATCCAGATGCCTTCGGCTCTACATATGAAGAGGCAATGCAGGTATCGATGGAAGAGTGGCAGCAAAGACTTTCTCAAGGGGAGTCAGGTGATAGCGGCTATTTTGGTGCATTTGTGGAAGGACAGCTGGCTGGCATCATCGGTTTTTTCCGCCACAAAGGGCTGAAAGCGAGACACAAAGCTTCTATCGTCTCCATGTACGTGCGTGAAGCGTATCGCGGGACGGGTGTCGCACAAGCGCTCATGCAGGCAGAGCTAGCCTACTTAAAGGAGCGGGGAGACATCGATACGGTACAGCTCGCTGTCGTCACGACCAATCCGGCTGCCATTCGTCTCTATGAAAAAATGGGCTTTATTCCATACGCTTTAGAAAAGCGTGCACTGAAAAATGGCGATCAATACTTTGATGAGAGCCACATGTGTATTCTTCTTTAG
- a CDS encoding aminoglycoside phosphotransferase family protein, with translation MSKSSSSSEELLAGGNVTNVFRSGNTVRREVKPGSKNIHELLKHLERKGYPYAPKFLGMDEKGREILSFIDGEAGHYPWKEYMHADEALQEMAKMLRLYHDSVSDFPFDDQWQSLDHTPGPREVICHNDFAIYNIIFHRQLPNGIIDFDLAAPGPRLWDIAYTLYTCVPLSRFSLTESGEKIQYQPLLHAKQRKQRVALFFESYGKEMKEGTLEMVLLRLEGLCKTIARKASEGDVAFQKMVEEGHILHYLEDIAFIKEHKNEWI, from the coding sequence ATGTCAAAATCGTCATCGTCGAGCGAAGAATTGTTAGCGGGCGGAAACGTAACGAACGTTTTCCGTTCTGGTAATACAGTCAGAAGGGAAGTAAAGCCAGGAAGTAAGAACATCCATGAATTATTGAAGCACTTGGAAAGAAAAGGCTATCCGTATGCGCCGAAATTTTTAGGTATGGATGAAAAGGGGAGAGAAATCCTGTCCTTTATTGATGGAGAGGCTGGTCATTATCCTTGGAAGGAATATATGCATGCAGACGAAGCGTTACAAGAAATGGCGAAAATGCTCCGGCTTTATCATGATTCTGTGAGTGATTTTCCTTTCGATGACCAGTGGCAGTCGTTGGATCACACTCCTGGCCCGCGTGAGGTCATCTGTCATAACGACTTTGCTATATACAATATCATTTTCCATCGACAATTACCGAATGGCATTATCGATTTTGATTTAGCGGCTCCGGGTCCAAGACTTTGGGATATCGCCTATACGCTCTATACCTGCGTGCCTTTGAGTAGATTTTCTTTAACTGAATCCGGAGAAAAAATCCAATACCAACCACTGCTGCATGCCAAACAGCGAAAACAGCGAGTGGCCTTGTTTTTTGAATCGTACGGGAAGGAAATGAAGGAAGGCACGCTAGAAATGGTCTTGCTTCGTTTAGAAGGACTATGCAAAACCATTGCCAGAAAAGCTAGTGAAGGCGATGTTGCTTTTCAAAAGATGGTCGAAGAAGGTCATATTCTTCACTATCTAGAAGACATCGCATTTATCAAGGAACATAAGAACGAATGGATATAG
- a CDS encoding AMP-binding protein, with product MIHMTTIGNMLDDTASKYQEKEALVYHERGLRYTFGEFQAICNQAARGFMSLGIQKGENIAIWATNVPEWVISQYATAKMGGVLVTVNTSYRVHELEYLLRQSESTTLLLMDSYRDANYLAMIQEICPELHTCAPGALQSERLPHLKNVIYLGNERQPGMFLWSDLLERAAWVTEEERIARQETLSPDDVINMQYTSGTTGFPKGVMLSHVNIVNNAIKVAECQRLGLADKVCIPVPFFHCFGCVMGTLACVATGATMVPVIAFDPGVVLAVVEAERCTALYGVPTMFIAELNHPTFAERDLSSLRTGIMAGSLCPIEVMRKVVDQMGIRDITIAYGQTEASPVITQTVPEDSLERKVSTVGRLHADVEAKIIDPATGDILPPGVQGELCTRGYLVMKGYYNMPEETVKAIDHEGWLHTGDLATVDEEGYYRITGRLKDMIIRGGENIYPREVEEFLYTHPKVLDVQIVGVPDAKYGEQVLACIRVKPHETLSEDEMRNYCEGKIAHYKIPRYIQFVDEYPMTASGKIQKFKLREQALELLGQSNPNQTGTA from the coding sequence ATGATTCATATGACCACAATCGGCAACATGTTAGACGACACAGCCAGTAAGTATCAGGAAAAGGAAGCGCTGGTTTATCACGAACGAGGGCTTCGTTATACGTTTGGGGAATTTCAAGCGATATGCAATCAGGCCGCGCGGGGATTTATGTCGCTTGGCATTCAAAAAGGGGAAAATATCGCGATTTGGGCAACAAATGTGCCAGAATGGGTAATTTCGCAATATGCCACAGCGAAAATGGGCGGTGTATTGGTAACGGTCAATACGAGCTACCGGGTACATGAACTAGAATATTTGCTGCGTCAATCAGAGTCGACGACGCTTCTTTTAATGGATTCCTATCGCGATGCGAATTATCTCGCGATGATTCAAGAGATTTGCCCGGAGTTACATACATGTGCACCTGGAGCGCTACAATCGGAAAGGCTTCCGCATTTAAAAAATGTGATCTATCTAGGGAATGAGCGACAACCCGGAATGTTTTTGTGGAGCGATTTGCTCGAACGTGCTGCATGGGTCACGGAGGAAGAGCGGATCGCGCGTCAGGAGACGCTCTCACCTGATGATGTCATCAATATGCAGTACACATCCGGGACGACTGGTTTTCCAAAGGGAGTCATGCTGTCGCATGTCAATATCGTCAACAATGCCATCAAGGTAGCGGAATGTCAGCGGCTCGGGTTAGCGGATAAGGTGTGTATTCCGGTTCCGTTTTTCCACTGCTTTGGTTGTGTGATGGGGACGTTGGCATGTGTGGCGACAGGCGCGACGATGGTTCCTGTCATCGCTTTTGATCCCGGCGTTGTACTTGCAGTTGTGGAGGCAGAACGCTGCACAGCACTGTACGGTGTACCCACTATGTTTATTGCCGAGCTGAACCATCCGACGTTTGCCGAGCGTGACCTGAGCTCGCTGCGAACAGGCATCATGGCCGGTTCTTTATGCCCGATTGAGGTTATGAGGAAGGTTGTCGATCAAATGGGAATCCGTGACATTACGATTGCGTACGGACAAACAGAAGCTTCTCCCGTCATTACACAGACCGTACCAGAGGATTCCCTGGAGCGAAAAGTATCCACTGTCGGTCGTCTACATGCAGATGTAGAAGCAAAAATCATCGATCCGGCGACAGGTGACATTTTGCCGCCAGGTGTACAAGGCGAGCTGTGCACCCGAGGATATTTGGTCATGAAAGGCTATTACAACATGCCAGAGGAGACAGTGAAGGCGATTGATCATGAAGGCTGGCTACATACCGGAGACTTGGCAACCGTCGATGAGGAAGGCTACTATCGGATTACTGGCAGGCTTAAAGACATGATCATTCGCGGAGGGGAAAATATTTATCCACGTGAAGTGGAAGAATTCCTCTATACGCATCCAAAAGTGTTGGACGTCCAGATTGTTGGTGTACCTGATGCTAAATACGGCGAGCAGGTATTGGCGTGCATTCGGGTAAAGCCTCACGAAACGTTGTCAGAGGATGAGATGCGGAACTATTGCGAAGGGAAGATAGCTCATTACAAAATCCCTCGCTACATACAGTTTGTAGATGAATATCCGATGACCGCTTCCGGCAAAATTCAAAAGTTCAAGCTGCGGGAGCAAGCGCTGGAGCTGTTAGGGCAAAGCAACCCCAATCAGACGGGAACTGCATAG